The following coding sequences are from one Leptolyngbya sp. NIES-3755 window:
- a CDS encoding Na+/H+ antiporter MnhB subunit-related protein (similar to AA sequence:cyanobase_aa:LBDG_25280), which translates to MIWIYIAAGVVFFVKMVFLTDPMPELPYSIVDAVLKDSGVPNVVSGIILRNRLYDTIFEVIVFTIAIMGASYLLANERPLSQVRQFTDETSILLARLGATISALVGVELAIRGHLSPGGGFAAGVAGGTAIGLVAMTSSPEWMQQVYQRWKAATWEKVSVLVFIVLSIVTLAGYELPHGQLGELFSGGILPILNILVAIKVALGSWAVILVFIRYRGLL; encoded by the coding sequence ATGATCTGGATTTATATTGCTGCGGGAGTTGTGTTCTTTGTCAAGATGGTATTTCTGACCGATCCAATGCCAGAGTTACCGTACTCGATCGTAGATGCTGTCCTTAAAGATAGTGGTGTCCCGAACGTGGTTTCAGGGATTATTCTGCGAAATCGATTGTACGACACGATTTTTGAAGTGATTGTATTTACGATCGCAATTATGGGCGCAAGCTATCTACTCGCGAATGAACGCCCGCTGAGTCAAGTGCGCCAGTTTACCGATGAAACTTCGATTCTGCTGGCACGATTGGGAGCAACGATTTCTGCATTAGTCGGAGTTGAATTAGCCATCCGGGGGCATCTCAGTCCAGGGGGTGGATTTGCGGCAGGAGTGGCAGGAGGAACCGCGATCGGGCTGGTAGCGATGACCTCTTCACCCGAATGGATGCAGCAAGTTTACCAACGATGGAAAGCGGCAACTTGGGAAAAGGTCTCTGTGTTGGTCTTTATTGTTTTGTCGATCGTCACTTTAGCTGGGTATGAATTGCCGCATGGACAGCTAGGAGAGTTATTCAGCGGTGGAATTCTGCCGATTCTGAACATCTTGGTCGCGATCAAAGTCGCACTAGGATCTTGGGCGGTGATTCTCGTCTTTATCCGGTATCGAGGGCTGTTGTAG
- a CDS encoding hypothetical protein (similar to AA sequence:cyanobase_aa:asl1839), with amino-acid sequence MINLLSYGCIGVGLIFWFWGTPSLLGTRSVLFKIHNLSVSDTLGSIAIIFGLLLQRPREFPLLLLAILSLALWNTMLGYVLANCSSRQIVASCDLARRNADG; translated from the coding sequence ATGATCAACCTATTAAGCTATGGCTGCATTGGAGTGGGATTGATCTTTTGGTTTTGGGGAACACCGTCTTTGTTAGGAACACGATCGGTATTGTTCAAAATTCACAATCTATCGGTGTCAGATACCTTAGGCTCGATCGCGATTATCTTCGGCTTATTGCTACAACGTCCTAGAGAGTTTCCATTGTTACTGTTAGCGATCCTATCTCTAGCACTGTGGAATACGATGCTTGGATATGTGTTAGCAAACTGTTCGAGTCGGCAGATTGTTGCAAGTTGCGATCTGGCGCGGAGGAATGCTGATGGATAG
- a CDS encoding transglycosylase-associated protein (similar to AA sequence:cyanobase_aa:LBDG_14810), with protein sequence MNLIAWIILGLIAGAIAKAIYPGDQGGGILGTIVLGIIGAFVGGSLYTFLTTGALNLTAASLSFGGILIAVLGAIVAIFLWGLLTRRAA encoded by the coding sequence ATGAATCTTATCGCTTGGATTATCTTAGGTCTGATTGCAGGTGCGATCGCGAAAGCAATTTACCCTGGCGACCAAGGCGGCGGCATTCTCGGAACGATCGTCTTAGGTATTATTGGTGCATTTGTCGGTGGTAGCCTCTACACCTTCTTAACCACAGGGGCATTGAATTTGACTGCGGCTTCCTTGAGCTTCGGTGGCATCTTGATTGCAGTATTGGGTGCCATTGTCGCGATCTTCCTCTGGGGTCTGTTAACCCGTCGTGCAGCATAG
- a CDS encoding hypothetical protein (similar to AA sequence:cyanobase_aa:Cyan7425_3545): MILTIALFAMIAAMLIPLYQAWKDEDIWQTMLALSSVSTKAAVMILLVSVLRDDWMIGVAGVIILTVGNAGFMLLAHILKQLGDA; encoded by the coding sequence ATGATTCTAACCATTGCTCTGTTTGCGATGATTGCGGCGATGTTGATTCCGCTCTATCAAGCTTGGAAGGATGAAGACATCTGGCAGACCATGTTGGCGCTGTCTAGTGTCTCCACGAAAGCCGCAGTGATGATTTTACTTGTGTCGGTGTTGCGTGATGATTGGATGATCGGTGTTGCTGGTGTGATTATTCTAACTGTGGGTAATGCTGGTTTTATGTTGTTGGCGCATATTCTGAAGCAATTGGGGGACGCATGA
- a CDS encoding hypothetical protein (similar to AA sequence:cyanobase_aa:Cyan7425_3544) produces the protein MIGHFILRMTIWLLLTANFGWVNIVIGAAIALLLPRPSTPPERLKSLLRSLATILLAIPQAYKEAIELIVNPHTEEEIVMERVKTGRSRALIFLDIFLITFTPKTTVLNYLDEGWYEVHHVTPRKKS, from the coding sequence ATGATCGGACACTTTATTCTCAGAATGACGATTTGGTTGTTGCTAACTGCAAATTTTGGCTGGGTGAACATTGTGATTGGAGCTGCGATCGCGCTTCTTCTCCCCCGTCCTTCTACTCCACCAGAACGGTTAAAGAGTTTATTGCGATCGCTTGCAACCATCCTTTTAGCCATTCCACAAGCTTACAAAGAAGCGATCGAACTCATCGTGAACCCGCATACCGAGGAAGAAATCGTCATGGAACGGGTAAAAACGGGTCGATCGAGGGCACTCATTTTTCTCGATATCTTCTTGATTACCTTTACGCCCAAAACGACTGTTCTAAACTATCTCGATGAAGGTTGGTACGAAGTGCATCACGTCACACCGAGGAAAAAATCATGA
- a CDS encoding PfkB protein domain protein (similar to AA sequence:cyanobase_aa:Cyan7425_3730) — MNDFLSVLKQFSRSQILVIGEAMLDRYFHGGATRLCQETPVPVVTVSQTIEQPGGAANTAMNLQSLGAEVTLLSVVGEDWEGTRLRQVMSGNQGMVTASDRTTLTKQRIMDGDRLLLRFDQGTTEALSTELENKLITELRTQWNNYDAVIISDYGYGILTDRIINTVHQLQQRNPKILIVDAKNLIKYQSLNVTAVKPNYQQTLNLLNQIGEVHNSRVQFVKRNAEQILERTGAKIVAVTLDREGVILLQRARAPYQIRANPACPTQTIGAGDTFTAAFSIALTLTDNPAIAAEIAAAAAAIVVQKPGTARCTLEELQSMFNHVLEPR, encoded by the coding sequence ATGAATGATTTTCTTTCGGTGCTGAAGCAGTTTTCCCGATCGCAGATTTTAGTGATCGGGGAGGCAATGCTTGATCGTTATTTTCATGGTGGCGCAACTCGCTTATGCCAAGAGACTCCCGTTCCAGTAGTGACTGTTTCTCAGACGATCGAGCAACCCGGAGGAGCCGCAAATACTGCGATGAATCTGCAAAGTCTGGGTGCAGAAGTTACACTGCTTTCGGTCGTGGGTGAGGATTGGGAAGGAACACGGCTACGACAAGTGATGTCGGGAAATCAAGGAATGGTTACAGCAAGCGATCGAACAACGCTAACCAAACAGCGAATTATGGATGGCGATCGCTTATTGCTCCGATTCGATCAAGGAACAACTGAAGCACTCAGCACAGAGCTAGAAAATAAGCTGATTACTGAACTAAGAACACAATGGAATAACTATGATGCGGTGATCATCTCAGACTATGGTTATGGAATCTTAACCGATCGCATTATCAATACAGTTCACCAACTTCAGCAGCGAAATCCGAAGATCCTCATTGTTGATGCTAAAAATCTCATCAAATATCAATCTCTGAATGTCACCGCTGTAAAACCGAACTATCAGCAAACTTTGAATCTATTAAATCAAATCGGAGAGGTTCATAATTCTAGGGTTCAATTTGTGAAACGTAATGCAGAGCAAATTCTAGAGAGAACGGGAGCGAAAATCGTTGCGGTGACACTCGATCGAGAAGGCGTTATCCTACTCCAACGCGCTCGCGCTCCGTATCAAATCCGGGCAAATCCCGCTTGTCCCACTCAAACGATCGGAGCAGGTGACACATTCACAGCAGCATTCTCGATCGCATTAACGCTTACAGACAATCCAGCGATCGCGGCAGAAATCGCAGCAGCAGCAGCAGCGATCGTAGTACAAAAACCGGGAACGGCTCGCTGTACTCTTGAAGAACTTCAATCAATGTTTAATCATGTCCTGGAACCACGCTAA
- a CDS encoding hypothetical protein (similar to AA sequence:cyanobase_aa:all1843), with translation MLLEAFVFATILIGFFGIILKKNLIMKIISMDVMSSGVIAYYIVVAARGGVLTPIVWGEPKGAYADPVPQAVILTAIVIGLSIQALMLVGVMKLSQNNPTLEVSEIEKSNLP, from the coding sequence GTGCTACTAGAAGCCTTTGTGTTTGCCACGATTCTGATTGGGTTTTTCGGCATCATTCTGAAAAAGAACCTGATCATGAAAATCATTTCAATGGATGTGATGAGTAGTGGAGTGATTGCGTACTACATCGTTGTTGCAGCACGGGGAGGAGTACTGACTCCGATCGTTTGGGGTGAGCCGAAAGGGGCGTATGCTGACCCGGTTCCGCAGGCAGTGATTTTAACCGCGATCGTGATTGGTCTCTCGATTCAGGCGTTGATGCTGGTGGGTGTGATGAAGCTGTCACAGAACAATCCCACCCTGGAAGTGAGCGAAATCGAGAAAAGCAATCTACCTTAA
- a CDS encoding lipopolysaccharide heptosyltransferase II (similar to AA sequence:cyanobase_aa:Cyan7425_3731), with product MSWNHAKNLLCIRLDTIGDVLMTTPAFRALKDSVPDRRLTLLTSSAGSAIAPLIPEIDHTIVYDSPWLKATATRESPKPEYEMIERLKQHQFDGAIVFTVYSQNPLPSAFLCYMAEIPLRLAHCHENPYQLLTDWIKDPEPDRGIRHEVQRQLDLVAEIGATTENQKLSIRIEQKDRDRVSQILSSLNLPKQWAVIHTGATAPSRRYSIEQFAIVADQLMLEHDCAVIFTGTTLELDIVAQIRSRMQAEAHSLVCQLSLSELTALIELSPVLISNNTAPAHLAAAVGTPVVDLYALTNPQHTPWQVSHRLLFQDVPCKYCYKSICPEGHHHCLAQVAPETVVKAACELLEETAQTLEISA from the coding sequence ATGTCCTGGAACCACGCTAAAAACCTACTCTGCATTCGACTAGATACGATCGGGGATGTATTGATGACGACTCCAGCCTTTCGAGCGCTGAAGGATTCTGTACCCGATCGACGATTAACGTTGCTTACGTCTTCAGCGGGAAGTGCGATCGCGCCTTTGATTCCCGAAATTGACCATACGATCGTTTATGATTCTCCCTGGCTTAAAGCGACTGCAACACGAGAATCGCCAAAGCCTGAATACGAAATGATCGAGCGACTAAAACAACACCAGTTTGATGGTGCGATCGTATTCACCGTATACAGTCAAAACCCATTACCGTCTGCATTCTTGTGCTACATGGCAGAAATTCCGCTGAGATTGGCGCACTGCCACGAGAATCCTTATCAATTGCTCACTGATTGGATTAAAGATCCAGAACCCGATCGCGGTATTCGTCACGAAGTTCAACGCCAACTTGATTTAGTGGCTGAAATTGGTGCAACAACTGAAAATCAGAAGCTATCAATTCGGATTGAACAGAAAGATCGCGATCGCGTTTCTCAAATTCTCAGTTCGCTAAACTTACCAAAACAATGGGCAGTCATTCATACGGGGGCAACGGCTCCATCGCGACGTTACTCGATCGAACAGTTCGCGATCGTGGCGGATCAATTAATGCTTGAACATGACTGCGCTGTGATTTTTACCGGAACCACACTCGAACTCGATATCGTGGCACAAATTCGATCGAGAATGCAGGCAGAAGCTCACTCTTTAGTCTGTCAATTAAGCTTGAGTGAACTAACCGCATTGATCGAACTTTCACCTGTTCTGATTTCAAACAATACGGCTCCAGCACATCTAGCAGCAGCAGTAGGAACTCCAGTGGTTGATTTATATGCTTTGACCAATCCACAACATACCCCGTGGCAAGTTTCGCATCGATTATTATTTCAAGACGTGCCCTGTAAGTATTGCTATAAAAGTATTTGCCCCGAAGGGCATCATCATTGTTTAGCGCAAGTTGCTCCCGAAACCGTTGTCAAAGCAGCGTGTGAATTGCTCGAAGAAACGGCACAAACCTTAGAAATTTCGGCATAA
- a CDS encoding NADH/Ubiquinone/plastoquinone complex I (similar to AA sequence:cyanobase_aa:Cyan7425_3543) produces the protein MLNLTLIWIAFPFVVGFIIYLMPRLDRVLALIGALFSMMYAIQLFVSREPLTLRLLDHFGVSLVLDPLSAFFIITNALVTIAVLLYCWDTGKSTFFYAQTLILHGSVNAALACSDFISLYVALEVLSISSFLLIAYPRTDRAIWVGLRYLFTSNIAMLFYLVGAVLVYQTHHSFDFEGLRGSPPEALALIFLGLLVKGGIFISGLWLPMTHSESESPVSALMSGAVVKAAVLPLVRCALFLDEVDPIIRTFGVGAALLGVCLAVFEKDTKRILALSTISQLGFILAAPEVGGFYALTHGLVKSSLFLITGTLPTRNLRELQQQPMQRSLWIALAIASFSISGFPLLSGFGAKVLTMENLLPWQAIGMNIAACGTAILFAKFIFLPHENRTEAKPLRKGFWAAIALLLSGLVVANVVYYDAYRWENVAKPLITIFLGWIAYLVIFKRLNIKLPRTFEYFEHLVGMMSLTMILLFWFWRAFA, from the coding sequence ATGTTAAATCTAACTTTGATTTGGATCGCCTTCCCGTTTGTGGTGGGCTTCATCATCTACCTCATGCCGAGACTCGATCGAGTACTGGCACTGATTGGGGCTTTGTTTTCGATGATGTATGCGATTCAGCTTTTTGTATCGAGAGAGCCATTGACGCTGAGATTGCTGGATCACTTTGGAGTCAGCTTGGTGCTTGATCCGCTGAGTGCATTTTTCATTATCACGAATGCACTGGTGACGATCGCGGTTCTGCTTTACTGCTGGGATACGGGTAAGTCAACCTTCTTTTATGCTCAAACGCTGATTCTACATGGCAGTGTTAATGCTGCGTTAGCTTGCTCAGACTTTATCAGCTTGTATGTCGCGCTCGAAGTTCTCAGTATTTCGTCGTTTCTGTTGATTGCTTACCCGCGTACCGATCGAGCCATTTGGGTCGGATTGCGCTATCTATTCACTAGCAACATTGCAATGCTGTTCTACCTCGTAGGAGCAGTATTGGTGTATCAAACGCATCATTCATTTGACTTTGAAGGATTGCGCGGATCACCACCAGAAGCATTGGCTTTGATCTTTTTGGGACTCTTAGTAAAAGGCGGCATCTTTATCTCTGGGCTATGGTTGCCGATGACCCACTCGGAATCAGAATCTCCAGTTTCAGCCTTAATGTCGGGCGCGGTTGTGAAAGCGGCAGTGTTGCCATTAGTCCGATGTGCGCTGTTTTTAGACGAAGTTGATCCGATTATCCGAACCTTTGGAGTGGGAGCAGCACTGTTGGGAGTGTGTCTTGCAGTCTTTGAAAAAGATACGAAGCGGATTCTAGCACTTAGTACGATCTCACAATTAGGGTTCATTCTAGCGGCTCCTGAAGTCGGTGGATTTTATGCCCTCACACATGGATTAGTGAAGTCCTCGCTGTTCTTGATTACTGGGACGTTACCGACTCGAAATTTAAGAGAGTTACAGCAACAACCGATGCAACGATCGCTCTGGATTGCATTAGCGATCGCGAGTTTTTCAATCTCTGGATTTCCCTTGCTGTCTGGATTCGGGGCAAAAGTGCTGACAATGGAGAATCTTTTACCTTGGCAAGCAATTGGGATGAACATTGCCGCTTGCGGGACGGCGATTTTGTTTGCGAAGTTCATCTTTCTGCCGCATGAGAACCGCACTGAGGCGAAACCGCTTCGGAAAGGATTTTGGGCAGCGATCGCGCTTTTACTCAGTGGTTTAGTGGTTGCGAATGTCGTGTACTACGACGCTTACCGTTGGGAGAATGTTGCAAAACCGTTGATCACGATCTTCTTGGGCTGGATTGCTTACTTAGTGATATTCAAACGATTGAACATCAAGCTACCCCGGACTTTTGAATACTTTGAACATCTTGTTGGAATGATGAGCTTAACAATGATTCTGCTGTTTTGGTTCTGGAGGGCATTTGCATGA
- a CDS encoding hypothetical protein (similar to AA sequence:cyanobase_aa:Ava_4790), with the protein MDSYIYVMTALLPIAASMLVFQVNPYHALVIRGILGALSALVYTVLGAPDVALTEALVGTLLAVSLYAVAVRSSLVFRLGIVKETESDPLFQDVVEKFRQIFKPWHLRVELVVYFDHESLQAALISEEIHATCVRSTTYHTTTRLRRLYEILQPELSETDVSYLNPTQLEVHS; encoded by the coding sequence ATGGATAGTTATATCTATGTGATGACAGCATTGTTGCCGATCGCGGCTTCGATGCTCGTATTTCAGGTTAATCCCTATCATGCGTTGGTGATTCGAGGTATTTTGGGTGCTCTATCTGCGCTCGTTTATACCGTTCTAGGTGCACCGGATGTTGCACTCACCGAAGCGTTAGTTGGAACATTACTAGCAGTCTCTTTATATGCGGTTGCTGTACGATCGTCGTTAGTGTTCCGCCTCGGTATTGTGAAAGAAACCGAATCAGATCCGCTGTTTCAGGACGTGGTTGAGAAATTTCGCCAAATCTTTAAGCCGTGGCATTTACGGGTTGAATTAGTGGTGTATTTCGATCATGAAAGCTTACAAGCAGCATTGATCAGCGAAGAAATTCATGCGACTTGTGTTCGATCGACAACTTACCATACGACGACTCGACTGCGACGACTGTACGAAATTTTACAACCTGAACTCAGCGAAACCGATGTCAGCTATCTAAATCCGACGCAATTGGAGGTGCATTCATGA
- a CDS encoding hypothetical protein (similar to AA sequence:cyanobase_aa:LBDG_02360): MAFSQAFLEWEQVTRQQGRQEGRQVGRQEGQSALILRLLIRQVGELPEEVRSQINTLSIEQLESLADALLDFSNLEDLETWLSNHT, translated from the coding sequence ATGGCGTTTTCACAAGCATTTCTAGAATGGGAGCAAGTGACCCGCCAACAGGGGAGACAAGAAGGAAGACAAGTGGGAAGACAAGAAGGACAGAGTGCTTTGATTCTTCGGCTCTTAATTCGGCAGGTCGGAGAACTACCGGAAGAAGTTCGATCGCAGATCAACACTTTATCGATCGAACAACTCGAATCACTCGCAGATGCTCTATTGGATTTCTCAAACCTCGAAGACTTGGAAACCTGGCTTTCTAACCACACTTAA